Proteins from a genomic interval of Flammeovirgaceae bacterium SG7u.111:
- a CDS encoding zinc metalloprotease — protein sequence MKLNFLFLYLTLIAILFSCEQNDDIDPKLDVPDAVPENEIIRIPVVVHVVNYAPSPFEISDEKIQSQIDVLNRDYRKKNPDYLKTPDEFMDLVADVGIEFHLATEGPDGKATTGIIRTESTVSGFDGRSLDDSVPIEDLALYFADKGGQDAWPNDKYLNIWIGDMTSRSGKVLLGGYANFPGSDPRIDGVVLEPRVVGTLPPLSETNNLGRTATHEIGHWLHLLHIFAKDSDCASTDSVADTPPQYAQYQGRPTYPKMSCGSSDLFMNYMDYVHDDAMFMFTKGQKKRMRSLFDKGGARRELYLNSRKSKAE from the coding sequence ATGAAACTCAATTTTTTATTTCTTTATTTAACACTAATAGCTATTCTCTTTTCTTGTGAGCAGAATGATGATATTGATCCTAAGCTCGATGTACCAGATGCCGTACCAGAAAATGAAATTATTCGCATCCCTGTGGTAGTTCATGTTGTCAACTATGCTCCAAGTCCTTTTGAGATTAGCGATGAAAAAATCCAATCTCAAATAGATGTGTTGAACAGAGACTATAGGAAAAAGAACCCAGATTACCTCAAGACTCCTGATGAGTTTATGGATTTGGTTGCCGATGTGGGTATTGAGTTTCACCTTGCTACGGAAGGTCCTGATGGAAAAGCAACAACAGGGATAATACGAACAGAGAGTACTGTTTCAGGGTTTGATGGCAGATCTTTGGATGATAGTGTGCCCATTGAAGATTTAGCGCTTTATTTTGCCGACAAAGGTGGACAGGATGCATGGCCCAATGACAAATACCTTAATATATGGATAGGGGATATGACGTCTCGCAGTGGAAAGGTTTTGCTTGGAGGCTATGCTAATTTCCCTGGCAGTGACCCAAGAATTGACGGTGTTGTATTAGAACCTAGGGTAGTGGGTACGCTTCCACCTTTGAGTGAAACAAACAACCTTGGCAGGACGGCTACCCATGAAATTGGACATTGGCTACATTTACTCCACATCTTTGCTAAGGACAGTGATTGTGCATCAACAGATTCTGTAGCTGATACGCCCCCACAATACGCTCAATACCAAGGAAGGCCTACCTATCCGAAGATGTCGTGCGGAAGTAGTGACTTGTTTATGAATTATATGGATTATGTCCATGATGATGCCATGTTTATGTTTACCAAAGGTCAGAAGAAAAGAATGAGGTCCCTTTTTGATAAAGGCGGTGCTAGGAGGGAGCTTTACCTCAATTCTAGGAAAAGTAAAGCTGAATAA